Within Halorussus sp. MSC15.2, the genomic segment GAGGATGGTGGCGTCGCCCTCCGCCAGCAGGTTCTGGGAGAAGCCGACCACCTCGTCGCCCGCCACCGCGACGAGGTAGAGCATCCCCTCCTCCTCGAGTTCGGCCTCCATCATCTCGTCGGCGTACCAGTTCTCGGCCGCCGTCTCGATGACGTCCTCGTCGAGTATGTCGGCGTACGACGCGTGGAGCGACTCCAGCGCGATGTTTCGGATACCTTCGCCGTCGCCCGGTTCGGCTTCGCGGATTTCGATTCCGTCGGAAACGGAGTCGGCGTCCGGCTCTCTCTGTCCCATGCCCCACGTATTCGACGTTTTCACTGATAAACGTTCTACCCGATTCAGACAAATCCGACGGAAACCGCACATCCCGTGTCGGATATTCAGTATGATTGTCCAGATGTTTATTTCCTAATTTATTATCAAACGCTCGTCCGATTGTGTCCAACTCGTGGTACGACGAGACGACGTAGCGCCGGACCGTCAGGGCAACGCGACACCGAGACGCCCGACCCCGAACGAGCGTCGCGAGTCTCGGATTTCCGACTCCAGTAGGTCTTTCAAATCCGGCGACCAACCCCCGGCATGGACACTGCACTCGTCGTCGGCGGCACGCGGTTCATCGGCCGCCACCTCGTTTCGGAACTGCTCGACCACGGCTACGACGTGACCATCTTCAACCGCGGGAACCACGAGAATCCGTTCGCCGAGAACGACACCGTCGCCCACTACGAGGGTGACCGTACCAACGAGACGGCGCTCGAACAGGCAAGACGCGAGGTCGAACCCGACGCCGTCTTCGACTGCGTGGCGTACGAACCCCGCGAGGTCCGGGCCGCCACAGAAATCTTCTCCGACGCGGACGCCTACGTCTACATCTCCAGCGGCGACGCCTACGGCAACGAGGAGATTCCCAAGCGCGAGGGCGAGACCGAACTCCGGCCCTGCACGATGGAGCAGGCCACCGACGACTCGGGCGACACCTACGGCAACCGGAAGGCCGAGGGCGACCGGGCGATTCGGGCGGCCGCCGACCGCGGCGTGAACGCCTACAGCGTCCGGCCGTGCATCGTCTACGGTCCCCACGATTACACCGAGCGCCTCGACTACTGGATAGACCGCGTGGCGAACTACGACCGCGTGGTCGTGCCCGGCGACGGCGACAACGTCTGGCACCGCGCGTACGTCGAGGACGTGGCGAGCGCGCTCCGCGTCGTCGCCGAGGAGGGGACGCCCGGCGAGTCGTACAACGTCGGCGACCGCCGCGTCGTGACGATAGACGAGATGCTGGACCTCGTCGCCGAGGCGCTCGACACAGCGGTCGAAATCGTCCACGCGGGCGAACGCGAACTCGCCGCCGCGGACCTCTCGCCCGACGACTTCGTCCTCTACCGCGACTACCCCCACGTGCTGGACACCGACAAACTCGCCGCCCTCGGGTGGGACTCGACGCCGCTGGCGGAGGCGATGGAACGCACCGTCTCCGAACACCTCGACAGCGACCGGGACGGGAGCGAGTACGACCCGGGCCGCGAGGCCGAACAGCGTATTCTCGACGTGCTCGACACGGTCTGAGGCCCAGACTGTACTCCGACGTTCGCCCCGAACGTCTGACTCCTCGCCGGTCGGTCTGTTCTCAGCTTCGCCCTGTCGATTTCTAACTGGTTTACGACATCTTCGGGACCTCGTACTTCAGAATCGGTCGATTCCGGCGTTAATCCCGGGCTGAGACCGTTCGCAGGTCCGAGTTACCGAATTCAGGAGGCTGATAACAAACACCCCGTAACACCTTTGTCAGCATATGGCACAGCATCGTCGTCGCCGTCGAACGACCCGCTACTCGTCTCCGGGACGATGATACGCGAGGCGATTCGGACGACGGTCAGGGGTGTCGGGGTCGCCCTCCTGACGGCCGTCGAAGTCACCGCGCTGTCGGTTTGGCTCGGACTGGTGGCGGGCGCCGACCCGCTCTCCGCGTCTGCGTTGGTCGGAGTGTCCGGACTGTCCGCCGGGATGCTCGTGGAGATGCTGCTGGCCCACGTCACCGTCAACGGGTGGAGTCGGCCGGTACCGGCCCGGGCGGTGGCGGGCCTCGCGCTGGCCGAGACCGCGCTGTGGGTCGGGTGGTTCGCGGCGGTCCGGTGGACCGACGGACTGCTCGGCGTCGTGGTCGCGGGACTCGCGTTCGCGGTCGCGCTGATTCCGCGTCACACCGCGACGGACAACGCGATTCAGGGTCGGCGTCCGCTCGCCGCGCTGGTCCAGCGCCCGACGGTCGGACTGGCGGTGTTGGAAGCGGCGGGAGCGACGGCGTGGCTCCTCGTCGTCTCGCGCGCGGTGTCGCTCCCCGCGTGGGTCACCACGACTCCGGTCGCGGGTTTCTCGCCGCACGCGGTGGTCGGTGCGGCCCTCCTGACCGGGGCGGTGTTCGCTCGACACCTGCTCGCGGTTCGCCACGCGCTCCGGCGGCCCTCGCGGACGGCGAAATCGGGCTGGCGGTCCTCGCGCGGGACGCTCCGCGAGTAGTCCGAGCACGACGGAGCGTGTCGGTCCCGGTCGGGTCCCGTCGCGGTCAGATGACGCCCGTCGTCTCGGCCGCCTCGATGGCGGCGTCCTGATTCATCCCGTTGCCCAGAATCGTGTACCGGTCCCGAATCTCGTGGGCCGCGGTCAGCGCCGCGACGACCGTCTCGTCGTCGATGCCCAGTTCCGCGGCGGTCGTGGGCGCGCCGATGGTGTCGAGCGCCCGCCGGACGCCCTGCCAGTCGCCGCCGTGGAGGTACTCCGCGACGATGGTGCCGACGCCGACTTGGTGGCCGTGGAGCGCGGCGTCGGGGACCATGCGGTCGAGTTGGTGAGAGAAGAGGTGTTCCGCGCCGGAGGCGGGTCGCGAGGAGTCCGCGATGGACATGGCGACGCCCGAGGAGACCAGCGCCTTGACGACCACCCACGCCGACTCTTCGAGACCCTGCTTGATGGAGTCGGCGTTGCCGACCAGCATCTCGGCGGTCATCTCGGCCAGCGCGGCCGAGTACTCGGAGTACTGGACGTTCTGGAGTCGGTTGGCGAGTCGCCAGTCCTTGACCGCGGTGTAGTTGCTGATGATGTCGGCGCACCCGGCGGTCGTGAGCCGCCACGGCGCGTCCGCGAGAATCTCGGTGTCGGCCACGACCGCGAGTGGCGGTTCCGCGGCCACGCTGTGGCGGGTGTCGCCCTCCGGGACCGACCCGCGGCCCGAGACGATGCCGTCGTGACTCGCCGCCGTGGGGACCGAGACGAACCCGGTGCCGAGGTCGTCGCTGGCCATCTTTGCGATGTCGATGGCCTTCCCGCCACCGACGCCGACGAGGTAGCCCGCGTCCACCTCCTCGGCGACTTCGATGACGCGCTGGACCGCCTCGAAACTCGCCTCCCCGATTTCGACTATCGCGGGGTCCTCGCCCGCCGCCTCGAAGTCCGCGGCCACGCGCTCGGCCGCGACTTCGCGGGGCGTGGGACTGGTGACGACCAGCGGACGCCCGTGGAGGTGGAGTTCGGAGACGGCCTCGACGGTCTGGTCGAGGACGCCGTGACCCACCAGCACGTTGCGGGGCAGGCGAATCCACGTCGTTTTGTCGAACATACCCCTACTCTCTCGCGGGCCGGGAAAACAGTTTACCTCTCCTCTCGGGGTGTTACGGCTATCCCCGCGGCGGTTTGTCCCGATTGGACCCGCGGCGAAGCGGGAGAGATACAGTGAGGAAGTGAAGGAGGGACGAGCGAAGCGGAAGCGAGAGGCCGGGTGAGACAGCACGGAGAGGACGAGCGAGACGGAACGAAGACCAAGAACGGAGACGAAGGCGAGAAGCGAGGACGAAGAACAGAAAGAGACCGAGAGACCGTCAGGCCATCTGTTCGATTTGTTCGAGTTCCACTTCGACGTGAACGCCGTCCGGGAAGTCGAACTCCGCGACCTGCCGGGCGAGGTCGTTGTGGCCGACGATTTCCATCTGGCGGGTGTACACCGTGTAGTCCCACGACCGGAACTGTCGGGTCTCGTTTCCGCTGGTCGATTTGTACTGGGGGACGTCGAGGCGTTCTGGCGGTGCCGAGTGCGGGCCGCGGAGTTCCGCGCCCTTGCGTTCGGCCGTCGAGCGAATCTCGTCTACGACGTTCTCCAGCGCGGGGCGATTCCCGCTCTGCAGTCGGATTCTAGTGACGAAGGTCATGGCTGGGTTCGGTGTCGATGTGTTTCAGCATCGAGGTACGTAAAACGTCTGTTCTCGCTGCGGGCCTCCGGCGACCGACCGCCCGACGGGGAGCGTGCGCCGTGTCGTCACGGCTCGCGATACCGACCGGCGTTCGGAGTCGTCTCGGCGAACCTCCCTCCGACATTCTCTTAACGCACCGCCGTATATACTCCAGTAAATGACGATTGAAGCTACGTCCGCGGGTGCGATCCTCTACCGGGATACCCGCGGTCGCCGGGAATATCTCCTCCTCAAGTCGCGTCCGGGCGACTGGGAGTTCCCCAAAGGCGGCGTGGAGGGGGACGAAGAGTTACAGCAGACGGCCATACGCGAAGTGAAAGAAGAGTCCGGAATCAAGGACTTCCGGCTTCTCGACGGCTTTCGCGACGATTACGACTACGTCTTCGAGGCCAACGGCAACACCATCCACAAGACGGTCCACCTGTTCGTGGCCAAGTCCTACGAGGCGAGCGCGGAACTCTCCCACGAACACCGCGACCACCAGTGGCGCGACTACGAGCAGGCCATCAACACCATCACGCAGGACGGCCCGCGCGAAATCCTCGAAGACGCCCACGAGTTCCTGAACGAGAAGGAGGAAGACGACGACGTGTAATCGCTCGTCGGGGCGATACTTTTCGGACGCTACCCCGACCGACGGTCGTATTGCCGACCAGTCGTCGCGACGGATTAGCCTTCGTTATCGTCCGTTCGCCACCGCTACCGCCGACCGGCCAGCATCGCAGCGCCAGCGAGCGCGACTACCGTGAGTCCCGGACCGAAACCGGGGACGCCACCGTCGGCGTCCGTCGTCGTCTCGGTCGCAGTGGTCGTCGGTTCGGAGGTTGTGGTCGCCGTCGGTTCGTCGGTCGAAGTCTCTGCGGCGTCGGTCGTGGTCGAAGCGGCCGTGATTACCGCGTGCAACTCGGCGACGGCCTCGGCGTCGGTGTCGTTGCTCGCGTAGAGCGTGACGGGGTAATCGCCCACGGCTAGCGGCGGATAGGGCGACTCGCCGCCGAAGTGTTCGACCTCGGAGTGCACTGTGGCGTCGTCGGCCGCGGCGTCGGTCGTCACCTTCGTTGCGTTCGGTTCACCGGCGGCGTCGGTGTCGAACGTGAGCGCGACTCGCCCGTCGTCGTTCCCGTCCTCCACGTTCACGACCAGCGCGTAGTTCACCACGTCCTCGGAGCCTATTTTGACCGTCGCAGCGTCGGTGTCGTTCAACTGGACGGGAATCGTGACGTTCCCGCCGCGCTCGGTCTGGACGGTGTCGGCTCCGAACCCGACACCGTTCCCATCTGCCGTTTCTGGGGTCGTTTTCTGACTCTGTACTGCCTCCGCGGGCGCTCCGAGCGCGACCCCGCTGGTTACGAGGACAAGCGCCAGAAGCGCGTTAACGAATTTCGGTCGCATGATTCAGGGGACAAGCGGCCGCGGTATCGCGGTCGCCAGCGTAATGATGACAATCCAACAGTAAAATACGTTCCGCTCTCGGGCGAAACCGAGTTCCGAACCACTTAGGCCGACCCGCTCCGAACGCCGACCGTGAGCGACGCGGACGCCGAGACCGACCCCGAGTTCGTCTTCGAGTTACGTACCTGCCGGTGGGTCGAGCGCGAGTGGCCGCCCGAATCAGATAGGGGAGACGCCGGCGACGACCGCCCCGCAATCGTCGCGCGGCAACTCGGCACCAAGCGCAGGCGGTGGGACACCATCGTGGTCGAGGTGGACGCCGACGCGCTCCGCAAGCGCGCGAACTTCGGTCCCCGACGACTCGACTCGGACCTGCTCGACGTGATTCCCCACGCGCCGCCCGACTGGGAGTGGTACCGTGACGCGCTCCCGGACCCCGGCTACCCGTGGCGGTACGTCCGCGAGTCCATCCACCGCGCCGCCGACCGCGGCATCCTCGACGTGCGAAAGCGGAACAACCGCATCGAGATTCGCCGGAAGTGGGCCTACCCGGACTGGGTCGAGCGCATCGTCGCCATCGAGAACAAGCCCGACCTCGACGCCAGCGCGGCCCGCCACCTCGCGCCACAACTGGAGTACGACGTGGCGCTCTCGCTGGCCGACGAGGTGTGGGTCGCCACCCGCGCGACCGGCGAGTCGGTCGAACCCGCTCTGCTGGAGAGCGTCCCGGTGGAGGCCGGAATCCTCACGCTGGACCCCGACTCGCTGGCGACCGGCGGGGCGCGGACCGCCGACGTCGAGTGGTACCCCCGGACTCTCGACGCAGATGCGCCCGGCACTCGCATCCTCGAACGCGGCGAGGTCACCGAGT encodes:
- a CDS encoding NAD-dependent epimerase/dehydratase family protein: MDTALVVGGTRFIGRHLVSELLDHGYDVTIFNRGNHENPFAENDTVAHYEGDRTNETALEQARREVEPDAVFDCVAYEPREVRAATEIFSDADAYVYISSGDAYGNEEIPKREGETELRPCTMEQATDDSGDTYGNRKAEGDRAIRAAADRGVNAYSVRPCIVYGPHDYTERLDYWIDRVANYDRVVVPGDGDNVWHRAYVEDVASALRVVAEEGTPGESYNVGDRRVVTIDEMLDLVAEALDTAVEIVHAGERELAAADLSPDDFVLYRDYPHVLDTDKLAALGWDSTPLAEAMERTVSEHLDSDRDGSEYDPGREAEQRILDVLDTV
- a CDS encoding NAD(P)-dependent glycerol-1-phosphate dehydrogenase encodes the protein MFDKTTWIRLPRNVLVGHGVLDQTVEAVSELHLHGRPLVVTSPTPREVAAERVAADFEAAGEDPAIVEIGEASFEAVQRVIEVAEEVDAGYLVGVGGGKAIDIAKMASDDLGTGFVSVPTAASHDGIVSGRGSVPEGDTRHSVAAEPPLAVVADTEILADAPWRLTTAGCADIISNYTAVKDWRLANRLQNVQYSEYSAALAEMTAEMLVGNADSIKQGLEESAWVVVKALVSSGVAMSIADSSRPASGAEHLFSHQLDRMVPDAALHGHQVGVGTIVAEYLHGGDWQGVRRALDTIGAPTTAAELGIDDETVVAALTAAHEIRDRYTILGNGMNQDAAIEAAETTGVI
- a CDS encoding uS10/mL48 family ribosomal protein, whose protein sequence is MTFVTRIRLQSGNRPALENVVDEIRSTAERKGAELRGPHSAPPERLDVPQYKSTSGNETRQFRSWDYTVYTRQMEIVGHNDLARQVAEFDFPDGVHVEVELEQIEQMA
- a CDS encoding bis(5'-nucleosyl)-tetraphosphatase, encoding MTIEATSAGAILYRDTRGRREYLLLKSRPGDWEFPKGGVEGDEELQQTAIREVKEESGIKDFRLLDGFRDDYDYVFEANGNTIHKTVHLFVAKSYEASAELSHEHRDHQWRDYEQAINTITQDGPREILEDAHEFLNEKEEDDDV
- a CDS encoding PGF-CTERM sorting domain-containing protein — its product is MRPKFVNALLALVLVTSGVALGAPAEAVQSQKTTPETADGNGVGFGADTVQTERGGNVTIPVQLNDTDAATVKIGSEDVVNYALVVNVEDGNDDGRVALTFDTDAAGEPNATKVTTDAAADDATVHSEVEHFGGESPYPPLAVGDYPVTLYASNDTDAEAVAELHAVITAASTTTDAAETSTDEPTATTTSEPTTTATETTTDADGGVPGFGPGLTVVALAGAAMLAGRR
- a CDS encoding DUF5787 family protein translates to MSDADAETDPEFVFELRTCRWVEREWPPESDRGDAGDDRPAIVARQLGTKRRRWDTIVVEVDADALRKRANFGPRRLDSDLLDVIPHAPPDWEWYRDALPDPGYPWRYVRESIHRAADRGILDVRKRNNRIEIRRKWAYPDWVERIVAIENKPDLDASAARHLAPQLEYDVALSLADEVWVATRATGESVEPALLESVPVEAGILTLDPDSLATGGARTADVEWYPRTLDADAPGTRILERGEVTEYGSTASQFEYADSEWKAHKRLEIAERAYEKGWRAYAETMRPDCREFQLRREGRTLLPYCAAKECHQTSSECSGSCPEFSPEPPQWRTRGWPIEGGPGKGIRKLLAERRERNRPG